The sequence gcaagaggaagaggcATTACCCAGAACCcataaatgctgctgggacagTATCACCATTTCTGATGTTGGAACCTCTATCCTATTACTGAATAAGAAGATAAGAGCCCATGCACTTGATGAAGCTTTAGGAGCCTTGAACCCTTCAACATTGCTGATGCTGCTGAGCCCCCCAAAATAATTCTGGAATCCACAGTTGCCCAATACTGCTGCTGCCTGATCCCAAAGCAGAGGAATACAAAggctttcctctcttcctgccatCCAGTATCACATTAGTGTCTTCCACTGATAGAACCTGATAGGCATATGACTGCAAGGGAGTTCAGGAAATGTAATTTTCAGAACTGTAGCTATCTCCTCTAGAGAGAGGACTATAGGAGAGCTAATATGGGGCTGAGAGTCAAAAGAGAAATATTCAGAATCATCTTCCCATTTGGTTGCTCAGCATCCATGCACATCACTCCacctttatttaaatttccaatCAATGACAGTTGCTTCAGCATAAAGACTCATCTGTCCTGCCTACAAATTAAgatattgtccttttttttctccaaaaggaaAGCTAAACATTCTCATAGATTACTATATTCATCTCAGGTTAGTGTTGGGATTTCCTCTAGTTTAGTTATAATCCCACAGGAATATTCTGTAACTTAGAGACTAAGTGGTAAAGTTAATCACCAACATCTCCTTggtgaggaaaaataaaagaaagtgaatttgaaaattcttaataaatatcataaatacaCAATTTTACCATAGTACACAATTCAGGAGGAAAATATTCTTAGTTAATATAATCATCATTTTCCTACCAATGAGTCACGAGACCCAGTTATCCACTGTTGTCTTCTTTTACTGCAAGTCCAGTGCAAACACGATGGCTCATGATCGTTTTGTAATGGAGGGGTTTGCATACGGCACTGAATCTATCACTTGCCATGGCTACAAGCAACATCATCTCACTTCCACCTAAAGGGTGAAGAAAGAACATCTGGATCATGGAGCCTTCATAGGAGATAGCCTTATATTCACTAATTAGGTCACAGATCATTTTAGGAGTAGCAAAGGAGGTCAGGGTCATATCAATAAAGGAGAGGTTGACCAGTAAGAAGTACATGGGAGAGTGTAAGTGAGGGTCCAGTTTTACTCCAAAGGTAATAATGAGTTTACCTAATACAGTGACTATGtagataattgaaaaaaaataagaaaaagcaaatctgTAACTCATGAAACTCTGTGACTCCCAGGAAAATAAACTCAGACTCCATGgagtgattttatttctccatttgtttgaATATTGGCATATgttacctaaaacaaaacaaaacaaattagaaTAAAGTCTGTGAATTAAAGTTGAGAGATGCAATACATATTCACTTGACTTTCCTCCTAAAATCCACTGAAATGTGCAAAAAGAATCAACAGTGTTGAAcaatattgaattaaaattttttgaatgaaaaatggACACTATTTCTTAGCAAAGGTTATGAGGGATTTCTGTCAAAAACTGAGACATTTGAACAAGATTGATGCTGACAATACCTAAGTCATATCTGCACTAACCTTGAGAAAAGTGGTACATGAGTTGGtgaaagaatttagaaattcCTTGCCCCTTTttttagagaataaaaaagatttttatagatCTATCAGTCCATGGGAAAAGAAGAGGTTTCATCTTGAAATCTATTTCTACACTGCAAAATAGTGAGGGGCATAGCAGTGGAGGAGAGGCCAAATGGTTTTCTAACTAAAAAGCaggaccaagaaaaatgaaattaagtagaTGAAATATAGAACATGCAGAATGTAGGAGTCAGCTGGAAGTCAGCTGAGCAGCAATAATAAACACTGTATTTTAGACAGTTGAATCTATTGTTGGCCAAATTAAGGTCGCTTCTCACCTTTTTCCATAAGGTGGAAAAAAGACTCAGCTGTTTGGGTCTTTTCCCATGGGCTCTGACTTTACCTCCAGGCCTATGAATTTAGTAGATGGGAAGGTACAGTGCGCAGGGATGGCACAAATGGAAGCTTGTTGCTAGCTTACTACTGCCTTGTTTAAGTTACTTGCTTTGTCGAGTGGTTAAATATCCTAATGGATTTGGTATAACATCCAGATTATTTATAAGAGAGTATGAttgtagagttcttttttttagatggttatttatcttctttaaatttttttttattttagtgttttttttttattatattatgttagtcaccatacagtacatccctggtttctgatgtaaagttcgatgattcattagttgcatgtaacacccagtgcaccatgcaatacgtgccctccttactacccatcatcagtctatcccaacccccacccccctcccctctgaagccctcagtttgtttctctgagtccatagtctcccatgcttcactcccccttctgattacccccctttctttatccctttcttcccttacccatcttcctagttcttatgttccatagatgagagaaatcatatgataattgtctttctctgcttgacttatttcacttagcattatctcctccagtgccgtccatgttgcagcaaatgttgagaactcattctttctgttacctgagtaatatgccattgtatatatggaccacagcttcttaatccagtcgtctgttgaagggcatctttgtTCCTTccgcgatttagctattgtggataatgctgctatgaacattggggtgcatatggcccttctcttcactacgtctgtatctttggggtaaacacccagtagtgcaatggctgggtcaaagggtagctaaatttttaactttttaagggacctccacactgttttccagagtggctgtaccaacttgcattcccaccaacaatgtaggagggatcccctttctccacatcctctccagcaattgctgtttcttaccttgtcaatttttgccattctaactggcgtaaggtggtatctcagtgtggttttgattttaatttccctgatggctaaggattttgaacattttttcgtgtgtctgttagccgtttgtatgtcctcattagaaaagtgtctgttcatatcttctgcccattttatgatttatttgtttctcacgtattgagtttgagaagttctttgtagatcttggataccagtcttttatctgtagcatcatttgcaaatatattctcccattccgtgggctgcctcttagttcttttgactgtttccttggctgtgcagaagctttttatcttgatgaagtcccacaagttcattttatcttttgtttctcttgcctttggagatgtgtcatgaaaaaggttgctttggccaatgtcgtagaggttgctacctatgttttcctccaggattttgatggattcctgtctcacatcgaggtctttcatccatttggagtttatctttgtgtatggtgcgagagagtggtcaaggttcattcttttgcatgtagctgtccaattttcccagcaccatttattgacatttattgaatatgtcatctgcaaaagcaatttatcttttttttctgatttgatcccttttatttatttttttgactgatTGCTCTGgataggactttcagtactatgttgaatagaaatggtaagcATGGACACCCTGACCTTGCTTCTGACTTTAGCAGAAAAGCTTTTGaccttttaccattgagtatgatgtttgctgtgggcttgtcatatatggcttttattatgttgaggtatgtttcttctccactcacattttatgagtttttttttttttaatcatgaaagggtgttgtattttgccaaatgctttttctacatctattgagattatcatatggtttttatccctcGTTTTTTAAATATAGTGTCTCACATATATTGATTTACATATGTTGAACTTTTCTTGTATTCTAGGGGTgattcccacttgatcatgacatatgatccttttaatttgttgttgaatttgcttcctaatattttgttgaaaatgtttgcatgtatattcatcaggaatattggcagtagttttcttttcatgtagtgtctttttttttttttttaagattttacttattttagagggtgaggaagagaggagagggagggacacaggggaaaggagaaggacaaacagactccacactgaacgcaGAGCTCAACACAtagctctatcccaagaccctgagatcatgcctgagccaaaaccaagagttggacactcatcagactgagccacccaggtgctccttgtggtgtgttttttggctttggtaatgctggcctcgtatcCCCCCTAGTAACAATACTTTGGCAGCCAACCATGGACAAAAGTGCCTTTGTGGGAGCTTTGGGATCTAGTTAAGAGATTGTGAAAATCCCAGTGTAACCCATGATCAATGAGGGCCATTTTGAGTAGGCAGACCCATGCCCAGGTGGCAGACTCACTGATCTAGTGTCTGGGTACAGATTCAGAAACAACTGCAGTCTCCCTGTGGACTTGGCTAAACCATATTTGGTCTTGGTCTCCCCACCAACACCATCTATCCACCAGGACCACTAGGAGTCACACTCACCTGTGCCACAGGTAGCAGTCCTGCGAACCTCAGAACTTGAAGTGGCCTGTGACCCAATTCTGGTCCCTTTTAGCCACTAGTTGTGTATGCCAAGGGACCGGGTGGTAGACACATCTGTCCGTGTTCCTGAGGCAGGCCCTCTGAGCTTGGTCCAACTGTAGATCCTGATACGGCCCTTTAATTCAGTCACAGGCTGGGAACACTCCTGCTGCCAAGCATCAAAAAGtaaaagtacttaggaataaattgaatcaaggaggtgaaagatctgtacactgaaaactgtaggacattgatgaaagaacttgaagacacaaataaatggaaagatatcttgTTCCTGGATTaggagaattaatattattacaatgtccatactaccaaaagtCATCTATAAATCTAATGCAAttcctgtcaaaattccaatggcatttttcacagaagtagataAAACAAACTTGAactttgtatgaaaccacaaaagacccaaatagccaaaactatGGAATACcgttcagccataagaaagaaggaaattctatttgtgacaacaggaatgaaactggaggacattatgctaagtgaaataagccaaacacagaaagagaaatattgtgtgatttcacttacatgtggaatctaaaaaagttgaattcaTCAAACCAGACAGTAACATGGTgactgccaggggctggtggccaaggatgggggtggtggtggaatggggagatgttggtaagATGATAAGTTCTGGGGCTATAATatgtagcatggtgactataattaatagtattgtattgcatacttgaaataTGCCAAGAGAATAGAtcctaagtgttctcaccacacaaaaAGTGTAATTGTGAAAGGCGATAAATGTGTTAATCAACTTGAGGTGGTACTCATTTcctcacaatgtatacatatattaaggCATCATTAACTTGTATAACTTCAAAAAACTCACTGTACaacttaaatacatataattattgtcgatcatacctcaataaagcaggaagaagaatgaaggagaaatatatactttctcataaaaacaaaaccgaGGGAATTCACTGCCAGGTAGACTTGCACTATgaataatgtttaatgttttcaggCAGAAGTAGTGTGATACCAGACCGACACATGGACCatccaccaaagaaatgaaaagcattgggaatggaataaaagaaatatgtatggTAGCAAAAGTAGAatttatggcaaaaaaaaaaaaatcacccaaaggaTGAGAGTGAGGAATTGGGGATATACTGGTGTAAATCTCTTTTACAACACATCAGGTAGTGATATTATTTGAAGTTAGACTTcgattaaatgtttttaatcctagaacaacaatttaaaatattttaaaaagatataaataatagggAAATGATGAAGTTAAATGGATTCATAAAAACTAAcacaaaagggggcagaaaaagaactgattagatagaataaatagaatacaattagcaaaatggtaattttaatttAACCATATCAGAAATTAGATTCAATATAAATTATCTAAAGAAACCAAGAGACTGGGatgataaattagaaataaaaggaagacccaacaatatgctgtctacttaaaaaaaaaaagactaaaagtaaaataaaatctaaaaaataatttaaaaagtaaaatacatactattcaaacattaaacaaaagaaagttggagaagCTAcattatattagacaaaatagacttcagaatGAGGAACATTACCGGAGAGAAGGACATCTCATGATTCAAAAGGggtcgtttcttttctttctttctttctttttttttttttttttttcaaaaggggTCATTTCTTGCGGAAGATATAACAGTTCCAAAGGTGGGAGGTAcccaacagagcttcaaaatacataagcAAAATCTGATCAAGGTGAAATTAAttcaaagagtgaattttactgtatataaagtaaaaagaaatacatttaaaatagaatatattaaagatgattccacttatataagttttaaaacaggtaaatctattttttagtggatgaataaaaagtataaagcaaaGAAGTTTACAAGTGAAGTTAGGGGGAGAATTAGGGGTGATAAAAACAAAGGGACTTCCAGAGTTCTTGCGATGCCCTGCTTGTCTTTGGTAGTGGCTATTGGatgtttgctttatatttattatacttttcatatatgttttgtgcattttatgctgcatattgtattttataggaaagttgtaaaataatttttaaaataaaaccatggggAACCCAACTGAATCAATTCTTTTCCAAGTATCATGCTATGtaaaattttgcttctctgatttATATTGTCTCATTATACAACTAGaacactataatttatttagcttcctttcttgctttggATTCTGGGATGCTCAAAGATGTTTATTCTGAAATTGAAGTTTTATTTACTGATCTGTTGTTTCTCACAATATTATGTTTCTTATGTATGATGAGTGTGCTGgtgtatcatatattttattaagcttttttgtactttatttggGTGTGTATTTATACCTACTATATCTTCTGACAGACGTCtgacagcattctttttttaagacatccatttttttagagcagtttcaggtttacaacaaaattgagaggaaggcacagagattttcccatatatcccctgcGTGAgtgcgcagacacacacacacacacactcctccatTGCCTCCCCCATTACTGAccactcaccagaatggtacattgtTACCAAAGATGAGTGGATATTGACATCATCATAagcacccaaagtccacagtttaccttAAAGTTCACTCTTGGAGTACATTCCATggttttggacaaatatataatgacccAGCCATCCTTATAATAGCATACAGGGTattctcactgccctaaaaatcctgtgtccTCTGTTAAtctttcctccacctccacccctggcaAGCGTTACTTTTTTGTTCCTGGGTCTTCTTAATACAGTTGGAAAAAGTAGACTCTCCAGGGCTGCCAATCACAGTGCCTTAGTAACAAACAAGGAAGCAGCACAGCTGCCTGCGGGCCTCCCTAGCACCAAGAGCACGTGCACGACTGTTGCAAGCTAACTGGCTGCAGGTGGGAGCGCGCGCGCTCCCCAAAGGCTTCTGGGCAGGAGCCAATAAGGCGCATGCTCAGGCACAGACTTCCCCGCCCCCTCCTGGCTCTGGAGTCCGCTTTGGCATGGGGAATGGCCTCCGGTCCTGCAGCACTGAGCCGGTCTCCTGAGCCCCAAGTAAATCTCCAGGGAGAGACTCAGTCAGCCCAAGGTAAGGAGGCATGGCCAGCCACATCAACtcactgtttgaatttttaatcttGCTGTTTGAACACTTTTAAGGTTTCCTTCTTGTCCCTGACATTCTCCCGCCGAAAGTATCAGACCTAAGCGGTAAAGTTTGAATCTTGGGAAACACGGTGGAAATGCTTCTGTGTGGGTCGTTTTTTACCTCTTACCCtgtataaatctttttattgtctccatagttttgctctttccagaatgtcatagttggaatcatatagtttgTAGCCTTTCCAGACTGGTTTATTCCACTTAGTAAtagcatttaaggttcctccatgttttttcattgtttgatagctcatttctttctcttttttaaggtttttatttaaatttcagttaacatatagtgtaatattagtttcaggtgtagaatttagtgattcaacacttaattcaacacctggtgctcatcacgtgtcccccttaatccccatcacctatttttttttttaagggaaattcGATTCTTTATTAGAACTCTTTAGATCAGTGTTTGCAAACATTTACCTGGGGAAGGGGACCGAGAACTACccacaccatttttttttttaaagattttatttatttattcgacaggacagagacagccagcgagagagggaacacaagcagggggagtgggagaggaagaagcaggctcatagcggaggagcctgacttggggcttgatcccataacgccgggatcacgccctgagctgaagacagaggcttaaccgctgtgccaaccaggcacccctacacaCCATTCTTTCCCCAGCTTCTTCCTGAAGAAGCGGGACTTAGATGAATAGAGCAGCAGCAAGGTCTTCCACTTTATCTTTGCCTGGCTCCTGCTCCCGGGCCTGAAGTGCTTTTATGACCTGGTAACCAGGTCCTGCGTAGCGTTGGGGGACCTCTGGGTCGCCGCCTCCGGGCTGCTGCGGGGTAGCTCCGGGTGGCCGCCTGGCGGGCAgcgcgtgggggggggggagctccgggtagcctcctggcgggcagCGCGGGGTGGGAGGGGATAGCTCCGGGTGGCCGCCTCGCAGGCAGCGCcggatggggggaagggagagctcCGGGTGGCCGCCTCGCCTCGTGGGCTGAGGGGGTTGGGGAGCTCCCGGTAGCCTCCTGGCaggctgctgggggcggggggggggggaagtccgggtagcctcctggcgggcagtgcggggtgggagggggtagctCCGGGTGGCTGCCTCAAGGGCAGCCTTCAGGGGACCGCCGGGTAGCAGCCTCGGGGGCAGCCTCGGGGGACCGCTGGGTGGATGCGTCCTGGGCAGGGACCTCGTCTGAGCTTTGTGCCCGGAGTTGGCGGTGATAGTCAGCTAAATTCATGATCATCTTGGCTACATCTTTCTGGTAATAAGGCCGACCAAATATCAAGATATAAGCTTCGCCCTTGGGGTCCCACTGATTAACATGAAGTAGGATCTGTGACATACACTCCACGTGCGGGATGTGCTCTCCTCCGGCATAAGATCGCTTCCACCAGCCAGCCTCGAGGTGAACTGCCTTCGGACTCTTCAGATACTCCGAGTGGAACCAGTAGAGCCGCTTGCTGAGGTTACCGAGCATCGTGAATAGCGTCCCTTCTCGCTGCTCCAGCTGCAGGAGCATCGGAAACCGCCTTTAAGAGAAGCGAACTGGTATGTGCGGAGACACACGTGCTTTCCCATGGTTTTAATGGGACCAGCATTCCTGAGGGGTTGGAATGACTTTTTCATGGAAAGCCTATATATAGGACCTGGAAGCCTCCCAGTTCAGTAATATGATTTTGTTAGATCAGTGTTCACGTTGATATTATTATGACCTTGTAAATAGTATCTGTAGCTGCAGAGTTTGCTACAATTTCTtgcatagttttgtttttcttgatgtcATTAATTGCTCTTTTGctcaaatgcttctttttcttttaaaatgcttatttttctacCTCCTCCTTTATCTCCACACTCCCCAGCTGTGTAAATTTCTTCTCTGGACCTTCACGCACAGCAGGAACTTTATCATTTCATCTTGAGAGTACTGCTCCTTCAGTCTTAACTGCTCCAGTCTGGGTTAGCTGCTTTCAGGCCCACAGTCCTGTGGGTTACTCTACCCTTTCCTGGTGTTAGATCCTGGGCTCTCTGGATCCCGtgacttcctttcttttgtgtgcatgcacatttggttttgttgttgttgtttgtgaaGCAGATTTTACAGTAGTAGCAAGAGCACCCTGGCAACAATTCCTGAGTTGCTCTGTGATCATCTCCAAGAGGACCCTCGTGGTTTTTACTATAGTTCTCTTTCCCACTTTATTTCTGCTTAGCTTCCAGGAAGCTGAGGATGAGGTAGCTGAATTccaggagggaagcagaaaatgagagacagagtTGTGGGCACAATTAGTTTAGGCTgaatgaagaaatagagacttGCAGGCTGGTAAGGAGACTGAAGCTTGAAGTGGAAGCTTTGAAGCTAGTGGTAGCAGTGGGTGCCGATGCCTAATGTGCTAGGTTtatcaaaatgagaaatatacttTTTCAGGTGGAACTGAAGAGCGGtcatcaacagcaacaacaacaacagaataagCGTCAagtgaatttttgaaataaaatgttttatttcatgaaaCCAAGGGAAAGTGGTTTAGAGTTTAGAAGTTCACTTAGAAACTTCATAGCTGTCAGTTTTCTAGCTATAATATTCCTATAATTTTCAAAGGCTGATTGTTTTGACAGAGTGCTTCCTTCtacaggactttatttttttatttttatttttatttttttaatgtttttttttattacattatgttagtcaccatacagtacatccctagtttctgatgcgAGGTTCGATgtttcattagttgagtataacacccagtgcaccatgcaatatgtgccctccttactacccatcaccagtctatcccattcccccaaccccctcccctctgaagccctcagtttgtttctctgagtccatagtctcccatgcttcactcccccttctgattacccccctttctttatccctttcttcccctacccatcttcctagttcttaatgttccatagataagagaaatcatataattgtctttctctgcttgacttatttcacttagcattatctcctccagtgccgtctatgttgcagcaaatgttgagaactcgttctttctgatagctgagtaatattccattgtatatatggaccacagcttcttaatcaagtcatctgttgaagggcatctttgtTCCTTccgcgatttagctattgtggataatgctgctatgaacattggggtgcatatggcccttctcttcactacgtctgtatctttggggtaaatacccagtagtgcaatggctgggtcatagggtagctcaatttttaactttttaagggacctccacactgttttccagagtggctgtaccaacttgcattcccaccaacaatgtaggagggatcccctttctccacatcctctccagcaattgctgtttcctgccttgttgatttttgccattctaactggtgaaggtggtatcttagtgtggttttgatttgaatttccttgatggctaatgattttgaacattttttcatgtgtctgttagccatttgtatgtcgtcattagaaaagtgtctgttcatatcttctgcccattttatgatttatttgtttctcacgtattgagtttgagaagttctttgtagatctttgataccagtcttttttttttaatgattttttattatattatgttagtcaccatacagtacatccctggtttccgatataaagttcgatgattcattagttgcgtataacacccagtgcaccatgcaatacgtgccctccttactacccatcaccggtctatcccattcccccacccccctcccctctgaggccctcagtttgtttcttatagtacatagtctctcatgtttcattcctccttctgcttacactccctttctttatccctttcttcccctaccgatcatcctatcgCTTattttccatagatgagagaaatcatatgatatttgtctttctctgcttgacttatttcatttagcattatctcctccagtgctgtccatgttgcagcaaatgttgagaactcgttctttctgatagctgcgtaatattctattgtatatatggaccacagcttcttaatccagtcgtctgttgaagggcatctcggctccttccatgatttagctattgtggacaatgctgctatgaacattagggtgcatatggcccttctcttcactacgtctgtatctttggggtaaagacctagtagtgcaatggctgggtcatagggtagctcaattttttaatcATGACATTTGCTTACcatcatattgtttcactcattacTTAGTAacactaaatataattttaaatttaatgtgttacaggttgaattgtgtcctctccAAAAGATATGTTCTGGTCCTCACCCCTGATGTCTCAGAATATAGccttatttggagatggggtctttacagaggcaatcaagttaaaatgagatcgtTAGGGCTGTCCCTAATCCAGTACGATGATgtccttttaaaaagggaaaattcagaCCTAGAGACAAACAtgtgtaggaaaaagaaaaaattaagacctAGGGAGAAAACAACTGTCTATAAGCCAAAAAGAAAGGCCTGGATCAATTATTTCCCTCATGACATTCAGAaggaaccaaacctgccaacatcTTTATcttgacttctagcctccagaaatatGAGACAATTTCTGTTGGCTAACCCACTCAGTTTGCAGTAATCTGTTACAACAGCCTTAGGAAAGTAATACAAGTATATTCGTTtcaattttatatgaaaactttccattctaaaatccaatattttatattatcttaatttttaattctttaaaatatcagttcATAATAATTAGTGGTTTAGTACTGTATAAACAttgtttaaacatatttatagacatgaaatttttccttgcctttcttccaTGATATTTGCCTTTACCTGTTAtaattcttcctctctgcccattTATTTCCTAAATCTTTTACTGACTTCTTTACTAAACAATTCATGTGAGAATTCCTGTCTTGtccatctcctctttcccttAGGCCATCTTGTATATATATCAACTACGTCCATATAGCTGTGTAGGTATATAGTCAAGTTATTAGTAG is a genomic window of Ursus arctos isolate Adak ecotype North America unplaced genomic scaffold, UrsArc2.0 scaffold_17, whole genome shotgun sequence containing:
- the LOC113250099 gene encoding KH domain-containing protein 3-like, coding for MYSENRMRMDSPPGRRFPMLLQLEQREGTLFTMLGNLSKRLYWFHSEYLKSPKAVHLEAGWWKRSYAGGEHIPHVECMSQILLHVNQWDPKGEAYILIFGRPYYQKDVAKMIMNLADYHRQLRAQSSDEVPAQDASTQRSPEAAPEAATRRSPEGCP